AAGAAAGCGGAGTTACCTTGGACGACAGTGAGATTGAAGAAAAATAGGGATTCTTAGCGCGGTAAGTGTCACACCTCGACCCTGGGCCTAGACGTAACACGACACCCGGTACCTGACTACATGCGATCGCgcgaaccaactggctgactgaatcaacatgtgatatcataacatactgaatatggaagataaactaacacatgctgatatactgaaagtctggatgatataaatcaaaatgtggaaatactaatacaattctgaaacatatttgtagccaacataacTTAAAATGGAAAGCCTGCGACTCTATCTAACTATTACTCTAGtttatgaagcctctaatgaagtactaaaAACACTGACTgtctgaaaatactgaagactgtaagCTAATGATAATTTCCCGAAAGAACTGGGAATCACCAAATAGCAGGTACGAGAATGCTAGCGCTCTGAATtttcaacctgtaaatcattacctgcatcgtgagatgtaggccccgggcaaaagggacgtcagtacatttgaattgcactgatatgtaaagcaactgaaaaaaAGAATTATAAAttgtgaaactgaaactaagctaataactgagaattgataattgataactgaactgataactatCTAAACTGAAACTGacatgataactgataactgataactaattactaaactgataactgataactaataactgaaatgataactgataactaaactgaacaaaggaagcaaggatatgaatactccatCTTCTGAATGAATCAACAATCTATTTATCTTAATAAACTATGgcctcgggcccaatatatatgtgcacaagctatggcctcaggcccaagtatacgtgTACATAAttatggcctcaggcccaaaaatgcaTACAACATCAACTACGGCCTCAGGACCAaatatgcataaagcataaactacgacctcaggcccaaatacaggtgctcaacattcagggatttaaattcaggaactgagaatcatactgcaatatgtGATGCTGAAATACTGAATCATTTTGAGTTACaagatactggaatactgaattggactagactgagacatctATTCTTGAACATAATATGAaattgaaacttcaactgtttatgacatgctgagtaaaCTAGACTGAGACTcatgggcatcaaacccaagtctatattgattatGCACTAATTTCACaatgttcagaatgaaagtcatgaacgagttacgaagctagagaatagaagttctacaactattcaaggaactaggcttaactatatttctgagccAATTGGTAACGTGGTTAAAGAAacatagtgtagggagaatcattaacattcccaaacatagagagttagcctcacataccttaacttcctgctcttgagtgTAATACAACATTCACCAatcctttcaactttaatctatatcaatacaagtcaaagagattctatattagcaataatactcatgttttggtcacttaggcattttctcaaacaattggtggcataaagcttcataatccttattaatggtgtttctacacccaacaagccattctcttgctcctagataaattctaaaatcTCAAATTTCTTGTAATCAAAATCACTTCTTCACCCGTAAGATAAAAaatacccttaaccaataatcaacaatcaacaaaccAAACCTATAATTTTTTATGCTTTTTATcaaactcatatctcatgaacatagtgtctataatcattaatccgATGGTATAATAAactagagggtgaagacattaccttttttgAAGTTAAAtcctcttgaattcgagttctagggtttctgtAAGGCCACgtgaaaatttctactcaaaacccAAAAGTTAAGAAATTACGTTTTCAGAAAAGTGCACTTctgtggtccattatgcggtcgcataatagatATGTGGACTGCATAGTCGCTGCAGAGTCAGACAGTgtgatggttaatttgaggtcaactatgcggcgaattatgtgatcgcataatcgatatgcggaccgcatagtcatcgcataatcctcTTGGAATTTTTGTGAGAAGCAGTTCTGTGGTGCATTATGAGACCGTagaacaggtatgcggaccgcatttctatCGCACACCCAGACAGTTTGTTCAGGTTTTTGGGATCATTTTTGCAGTTCATTTCGCGGGTCGCAtgtccattatgcggtcgcagatttcgtcggggctcctattttttaacttttaaaacctGACCCCATtccattaaaaacaccccattagacccCTTTTATGTTATTTTGCTGCAAATAGAGCGAGAGAGGGAGTtctagagagagagggtgatcttTATTAAGTCCCCATTCAATCCTTTCCTAaacccttgaagattatcaagtaaagcTGCTAGACAttcaccccaagaggtaagaacttgagccctaacccttggtttcgaaattcacactagaatgagtaattagcttgtgggttcatgggtataaaaaTAGATTTTCTTGCATTCATAAAAGATAATAGGGTATGAGGAGGTTGTGAActaaaaagatagcaattgggTTGTAAGATAAtaaaaatctctcacaaaagggtcATATAATCACAATGCACACCTAGTGCTTGATaatgtgctcaaatgagctagaattttAATCTGTCTCTAATTttggttcaatttgtaattttcataaaatagattaAAGTTGCTAAGAGTCCcggaattttgtaagaatttaaagaaagctctgttgaggtatgtatggcaaaatcccctcttattagaaattgagctccgttggtgtatgtgcaaatgtggtaagactgaaaacttgattgatgtattgattgttacttcacatgaattggttttgaaattatatatatatacacacacatgaAAGGTGTGCCTCAATGTGTGTAATGTACTATTCTAGACATTTAAAGATGTGCGAAGAATATGAACCATGTATTGAAATGCCTAGACTTCATGTCAAGACTAAAACTGAGATTGTTATGCCAACTATGTGAAATTTTACCTATGgctacaacttgaattgcttttgtatgtgcttGTGGTCCCAAATTGCAAGGTTAACATTGAAAATACAAATAATGTGATAATTGTGACCCTAAGTacctatgaattgatatatgtgaaaaAAAAGATTGAATAAGATGATTAAtaagaaaggaacaacgcctaggtaaggtgtcctagccgatcgggccTTGATCGGACACAATGCCACAtacatggtggtaatgtgttgATATTGAATTCCGAAAAAGGAGAATGAGATTGtaattgaggtatatgtctcaagtgagtcaacctagccgatcgggtcgtgattggACTCCGCTCGTGATAGCGGTGGTatgtgaacaatgatgaacaatatgaaatgccccaaactaaagctatggaaatgaTGTGAAAGTCATATGATTCTTTTATGTGATGATGTGGTGCTCGGTTAAAGCTTTTGATTGTCTCTTGTGATTtccttgttcttgtatgatagttctttctaataagatggtgtttcgttatacatactagtactattccatggtactaacgtcctttttgccggaggcgctacatttttaaatgaatgtaagTGGCTCCATAGCAGACAGTGTCGATCGCGCGTAGCCGGGTATCCTCCTCAcatagtcttggtgagcccctttctccttcaaggggttatattccacatcttttgttgtggacttccacttttgaggtatagtcggggccttgttgccagcgttgtcataattgtcttttgtatccttagaggctccgtagacgtttgtatgggttatgtacgggtgttggatgggtctatgaactaggTTGTAATCTTAAACTCTTGTTTCTCTAAATTGTGACTGTATATAATCTTggaacttaactacggtttaaggttgtaATATGAAATGATCTATCAATGTTGAATGTACAATCCTTCCTATTGTCTAAGTAAATGAAATCATGGTTCCCTTAATCATATGGTGTTGGGTAGGAAGTGTtaaaaaggcttgctcagttgggatcactcgattgagcgccagtcgcgcctcccgaggttggggcgtgacaattgTGACGCCAGTACCCGTGTATTTGGGGTACTTTCGGCATTGGAGATATTTCACGATTTTCGCGTTGATTTATCTgggggcttatgattttggagtcccGACCCGGAGGTCGTTTAGGAGTTGAATTGTAGACACCATTCCCCGAGTGTTCGAGACGTTTTCGGAGGAGGAGTTGTTTTTGCGAAGGTGTTGAGCCTCTTTTGGAGCGTGAGATGCTTTGATGacaaatattcttcaattatttggtatAAGTGTACACGTTTTCGCTGTTGGGGGCCCCGGCTATACGGacatggttcgttcgaccgtttgacccggtacatcattttcctataggGACCCGATTCGGCATCTCTTGGCTTTTTCGAGCGGATAACATTCGGGGGGAGGGGGGGATGCCACTCAGTgtttgaggttgattgaaaaagAAGCCTCGGACACTTTTTGAGTCTCCCTTAGGCAGAATGCAAATGTTgtcttgttaaaaaccttgccggtaaaaccctttttgggataaaaacttggtcgaaggaaaagagtgcaacggatgctttaaaaccttaaggtcttcgagctgggttaGTGCTCTGATTTCTTCGATCGGgcacctgcataagggttagtctgaaatatgaaataaaaagggagatggttataccttagtgtgggaTGTGACGGCAATGTTTTGAGGACCGATATGTCCTAATTACTTGAGATGAGGACGCAGTACGGTCCTTTACTTTGTTTGATCGGGTTTAATCAAAGGTGTGGCTTGATTACCCTTGCTCTTTTGCAAGCGGGGGTATTGATGTCGGTGCCAcgtcgtgcaccgcgaacatttcccttgccacatgttgttccccatagacAGTTTTACTTCCATCCTTTGttaggaatttcatcatttggtggagagtggatggtactgctctcatgcattGTATCCACGGCCGTCCaagcaaggcattgtacctcatgtctccttcgatgacatggaatttaacattttgggttgtgccgtcCACGGTGACTAgtagggtgatttctcctttcgtcgtttcacttgccatgttgaatccgttgaggactcgagtggcgggcacgatttggtcaagcagtccgagctgctctatcaccctcgacctgatgatggtggccgagctacctggatccacgagtacacgttttatttgaaaagaatttacaaggaaagagattaccagtgcatcattgtgaggctgagataAGGTCTCGGTGTCTTCTTCATTGAaagtgagggcatcctcgggtatgtaccCCCGGGTTcacttttctctagtgatggatatttttgtcctactcatcacgggttcctgcggggcatcgacgcctcccaagatcatgtggatgacatgttgtggctcatttttttagttcttcttggccgcctctctttctcaaaactaatttttggctcggtcgttGAGGAATTCCtggaggtgacctttgttaaatagtcgagctacctcttcttggagttggtggcaatcctcggtcctgtggccgtggatgttgtgaaactcgcacactaagttatgattcctttgtgaagggtccgattgtacaggcctgggccacctagcatctctaattttactgatggcgaacgcgatgtctgatacatcgatgttgaagttgtaatCTGATAAGTGAGGTGCCCCCATTGGCCCCGCATTCCTATCGAATCTGGCTCTGTTGATGGGTCCCCGAGGATCTTGTCCTCAGTCTATCCTTCGGTCATTGTAAGGTGGATTGTGCCTTAGGGCATTCCTCTTGTCTTCAGTGTATGGCTAGTACCTTTCTTTGTTCGACTTTGGTTCCTTCGTTAGAAACTTgcttggatatactgagcccgagggggctctaAGATGGTCATCTTCAGCCCTGTTTTCGACTGGTATCAGCTATggatgtccgaccaggtcacagcgggatattcgatcaaattctgtttcaactgttttgaagccaccgagctttgttcgttcagaccttgagtgaaagcctacactacccagtcatcggagactagtGGTagttccatccgttccatttggaagcgagatacaaactctcgcagcatttcgttctcTCTCTACTTGATATTGAACACGTTGGATTTCCtcattgctactttgatggcaccagcatgtgcttttatgaaggagtctgctggcgtggcaaatgaatctatggagttaggagctaggttgtgataccacatcatggcccccttcgagagtgtttccctgaACTTCTTTAGCAAGACGGACTCAGTCTCGTCATCCCTTATATTGTTGCCCTTTACTGCACAAGTGTATgtagtaacgtgctcattgggatCTAAGGttccgttgtattttgggagttccggcattctgaacttctttggaatgggtttcagggccgcttcctcggggaatggcctttgtatgaacttcttcgaatccacgccTTTCAAGACagggggtgcgcccggaatttggtcgaccctggagttgtaggtatcgactttcttgtcgttggcttctatcattttcttgcccgatacgatccttttggtgaggtcctcgagcatttttatgatggcgGGATCGGTTATAGAACCATTATTGCTCGATCCCTCCGGCACTTGTTCGGCTGGAAGAGttgtccccggtgctaccgtgctgggagttttctggtgactttgcagatgagcaatagctagttgttgtgcatgcaacatttcaaaaataacatgaaggctaacctcacgttcttctctagttggggttttctgagcttcttgtggatctccTTGATGCACGCTTCTGTCGGTATGCGAGTTTATATCGACCCGTTGGGCGTCACGTGAGATTGTGTCCACAGGGACTGGCTCTGGTGCATTCCTAGGGTTTTGTGGcagtacaccaacacctggaacagctacaccattTTCCCCATGGTcgtcaagattgttgttttcatctCCGTTTACCGAGCTAGAGATTTTGacttgaaatcgaagatcttggacaagaaaaagcgtgaaagataacttgtgttatgtaataaaaccaacaagaaaataatcactattatttttagcctcgtggtgggcgccaaactgtttaccgtgaaaatggtaataacaattaaatttgttgataggactctaaaaatacgtgatctatttttatgctagtttgttaagcagttgatgctaagtatatgagatttagagacgaAACAAAGTTAAGGAGGGAGCTATAATCAAAACGATAGGCCAGTTACTTGGGACCTTGGGCTTGTCAATTCTGGGCCTCGAGGTTGATCCTGGGGCTCGGCCATGAGCTGTTGAGGGTAATCGGGGTAGGGTTAGCAGTTATGAGGTAATTAAAGAGGGATCTTTATggacaatgataagcaataaatgatgaacgaATATGAAGATagtaaatgaaagcaataatatcaagagagtgtataagagagcaaagagaatgttcttctatatttcttatggagcGGATGGAGCAACAGCCTCTTACAAAGTGTCAAGGATtgcctttatataggaggggaaatcccaacatagtacaacaagtattaattacaaagatacgaAGATGAGACAGCTGTCTAACTTCATGATGCAGGCTCAGACTAGcttcagactagcctgacagattttgTCGGCCCTGGCTGCACTCTTCGGGAACTCCCCGTATCTGTCGGGGTTGCAGCTAACGTTATCCCTAGGTCGAGCGTCGATGGACCTCGAGGGAGGGTACTCGGTCCAtggtctcgagccttcgaggtgatcttccGAGATGCCTTATAAACGAGAAATTGGTTCCTCCGATTTCGCCGTATACACTACTGTTCATCAGACTTTTTCCTAGCTCTACTGCTCTTACTTTACTTTCCTTGCCTAATTATTCTTATTGTTCTAAACTCACCTCAAGGTCATCAAGCTCAAGGTCACTACTgctgagtaacattggtttgatttacttatttatttcatttctactttatatttcttgattattaattggtattaaataaaatcacatatctttaaaaccactaattaaatttaattgttactcgtattttcgatgtaaatagtttggcgcccaccgtggggctaaatataatggtgattatttctttactgattctcattacacacattatttttacactttttcttgtcaagatttttGATTCTCGGGCTGAAACATGTCTAGTTCAAAAAACGCACATGTTCATGACAAtgaaggtcttggagaaaataGCAATGCAGGAGTCGGTGTACCACCGATAAACCTAAGGGAAGTGACAAATATGGAATCAGTTGATATTCATTCACACATTGATCTAAACACGGATTTAGGCACAGACCCCGGGGAGAATGTATGTAGGGAAGCCAAATCTGGTGGCCAAGGAGCACAAGGAGATGGGggaatcagcctccaagtgatattcgagatgttgcAAGCTTAGAAGATAGCCATTGATCAACTCCAAAGTCAGAATAAGACTCTGAGCATAGCTGAACATGAAAACACTCGACGTGTTGAACCAGCGCTGGAGAGTTCGAATGGAAATGACTCAGGGACTTATCCCACTATTATGAGCATGCTCGAAGAGCTCACCAAGAGGATCGAGTCCGGAGAAAAGAATATTGAAGACAATTACAAAAAGGTGGAAACTTACAACTCCCGTGCTGACTAAATACCAGGGGCACCTCCAATTTTGAAAGGTTTAgatgccaaaaagttcatacaaaaaccattccctcAGAGCGCGGCTCCGATGCCCATTCCTAAAAAGTTTTGCATGCCCGATATACCCAAATAAAATGGAACAACGACCCCAACAcgcatattacttcatacacttgcgGGATCAAAGGAAATGATTTGAACAACAATGAGATCGAATTAGTCTTATTGAAAACGTTTGGAGAAACACTATCGAAAGGAGCTATGATTTGGTACCACAACTTGCCTCAtaactctattgattcatttgttatgttagcagactccttcgtgaaagcacacgtcggggccataaaggtggccacgATAAAATCGGAcgtcttcaaaataaaacaaaggaaCAACGAGATGTTAAGGGAGTTCGTGTCTAGGTTTCAGATAAAAAGAATGGAATTACTACCGGTCTCCTATGACCTCAGAAAAATCGAGCACCAAAGGTAACCAGGCGGCTAAATAGCAATCACTGGCTGCAGCCTCGATGGAGTCAGAGCAACAGGTAATCGAAGACGAAAttgaggatttccttactccttgAACCTTCATCGTTCTCGAAGAATCCAATGCAACCAAATCAACTATCGAGGAGCTGGAGCAGGTCATTTTGATCGAATACATGCCCGagagaaaggtatacctgggaatgggattgacccccgaactcaggaaaaaactcattaaatttcttattgataatatggattgctttgcttggtcccatttagatatgatagGGATTCCACCAGAAATCACCACACATCGGATAAGCATCGATCCCAggttcaaaccggtgaagcaaaagagaGGCCTCAGTCCGAGATAAAGCATGCTTTCATAAAagatgaggtaaccaaacttcttaaaataggatctattcgggaggtaaagtatcccgagtggttagccaatgtagttgtagttcacaaaaaaggaaacaaacttagaatgtgcgtagattataaggacttgaacaaagcatttatttccccttgccaaacatcgATCGTATCATCGATGCCATGGATGGCCATGAGACCctaacttttctcgatgcctactctaggtacaatcagattcagatgaacccggaggaccaggaaaagacctcatttattactaaatttggaacttattgttgcaacgtaatgcccttcgggctaaaaaatgcaggagctacataccaactcctagttaacaaaatgttcgaagaacaaataggtaaaacaatgaaagtctatattgatgatatgttggttaagtccccacgcacagaggaccatttagttcatttgtaggaAACATTTGCAATATTGAGGAAatataacatgaagcttaactcggagaaatgtgccttcggagtcaaCTCGGGTAAGTTCATCagcttcatggtgtcaaatcgAGGCATCGAAATtaaccccgataagatcaaggccatcgagGATATCACGATCGTAGATAGTGTGAAGGTCGTGCAAAGGCTAACAGGGCAAATAACTGCTTTGGgtcgattcatttcgaggtcgtCAGATCGGAGTCACTACTTCTTTTCCTTgcttaaaaagaaaaaggatttcgcatggaccccggaatgtcaGCGAGCCTTAGAAGAATTAAAACGATACTTATCGAGCCTACCTTTActtcacaccccgaaggtagatgaaaaaCTTTACCTATACTTGGTAGTGTCCGAGATAGCAGTAAGTGGGGTACAAGtttgagaagagcaaggtacgcaatttcgtGTTTATTACGTAAGCCGGACTCTAGGAGATGTTGAAACTAGGTACCCTCACATAGAAAAATTAGCACGTGCATTGATAAGCGCATCTcaaaaattaaaaccatattttcagtgtcatcttatatgtgtattaaccacttacccccttcgaaatgttttgcataaTCCCGAGCTATCAGACCGATTGGCCAAATAGGTCGTCGCGGGTacaatatcgaatatcaaccccgaacggccatcaagtctcaaatcctagCTGAATTCGTGGTCGATTTTATGCCAACCCTTGTACCCGAGGTGGAGAAAGAACTCCTGGTAAGTtcgggtacatcatcgggggtatggacccattttacggacggtgcctcgaatgtgaaagggtccgggcttGGCATTATCTTGAAGCCACCCACGGGTGATACCGTTAGgaaatctatcaaaacttctatattgactaacaatgaggccgagtatgaggccatgattgcaggtatCAAGCTAGCTAAGAGTTTGGGAGTGAAGGTCATCGATGCCAAATGCGACTCCCTattggtggtgaaccaagtaaacaagAGTTTTGAGGTTCGAGAAGATAGAATGCAAAGATACTTAGATAAACTACAGGTAACATTGCATcgcttcaaggaatggaccctTGATCATGTGCCTCGAGAGAAAAATAGTGTAGTTGATACACTTGCTAATTTGGGATCCTCGGTTAATGAAGATGACATCATCCCGGGGACTGTCGTCCAGCTATCGAGGTCTGtggttgaagagggtcatgctgagataaattcaacaagtttgacttgggacttgaggaataagtacatcgactatttgaaaaatggaaagctcCCATCGGATCACAAAGAATTGAGGGCTCTACgaaccaaggctgctaggttAGCCCTAGATGGGGATGGAACATTATATAGAAGAATGTTCGATAGGCCATTGGCGGTATGTTTGGGGCCGGGGGACATCGATTATGTTCTTCGAGAAATCCACGTAGGCACTTGTGGGAATCACTCTGTTGCCGAGTCTTTGGTTCGCAAAATCATCAGAGCAGGGTACTACTAGGATAACATGGAAAAAGATACAAAGGCATTTGtcaaaaaatgtgataagtgtcaacaatttgcaccgatgatccatcagcccggagaacaactccatttggtcctatccccgtggcctttcatgaaatggggaatggatatagtcAGCCCTCTACCAACgtccccaggtaaagctaaatttattttgtttatgactgattatttttctaagtgggtggaagcacaagccttcgagaaagtcagagaaaaagaagttattgacttcaactgggaccacatcatatgtcagtTGGGGATACCTGCTGAGATTGTATGTGACAATGAAAaacaattcatcggcagcaaagtGAGGGAGTTCCTCGAGGCACATAATATAAAGAGGATCTTATCAACACCATACCACCCAACTAGAAATGGATAGGCCGAGTCGAtaaacaaaactatcattcaaaacctgaAGAAAAGGTTGGATGATGAAAAGGGGAAATGAagagaagttctacccgaggtcctttgggcatattgAACAACATCAAAGTCGAGCACAGGAGCTACCCCATTTTCTTTAGTATATAGCTCTGAGCCCCTTA
This sequence is a window from Nicotiana sylvestris chromosome 3, ASM39365v2, whole genome shotgun sequence. Protein-coding genes within it:
- the LOC138887478 gene encoding uncharacterized protein — its product is MIAGIKLAKSLGVKVIDAKCDSLLVVNQVNKSFEVREDRMQRYLDKLQVTLHRFKEWTLDHVPREKNSVVDTLANLGSSVNEDDIIPGTVVQLSRSVVEEGHAEINSTSLTWDLRNKYIDYLKNGKLPSDHKELRALRTKAARLALDGDGTLYRRMFDRPLAVCLGPGDIDYVLREIHVGTCGNHSVAESLVRKIIRAGYY